In the genome of Methanococcoides burtonii DSM 6242, the window GGACCTGACACGAATATTAAGGATAAGCCAGAAACGTGTTGGGTTTGCAGGTACCAAAGATAAGAGAGCTGTGACCACACAGAAGATCAGTATATATGACATGGAAGAGGAAGCTCTGCAAAATGTCCATCTTAAAGATACCGAGTTAAAGATACTTGGCCGATCAAATAAAAGTTTGGAACTTGGAGATCTCACCGGAAATGAGTTCATCATCACGGTAAGAGATATTGACCTTGATGAAAAGGAGCTTGAGAGCAGACTTTCCCAGACCACTGCGTCCATTAAAGAACAAGGTGGCGTACCTAACTTTTTCGGAATACAGCGATTCGGAGCATTAAGGCCCATTACCCATGTGGTCGGAGAATCAATTGTAAGAAATGATATTGAAAAAGCAGCAATGGCATATATTGCAGCTTCATACCCCGATGAACCCGAAGATACGCAGGAAGTACGCAACCGCGTGTTCGAAACAAAGGACTATATCGAAGGACTGAAGGGATATCCCCTGCAATTAAGGTATGAACGTGCCATGATGCACCACCTTGTATCCAAGCCTGAAGACTATGCAGGTTCTTTTGAGACACTTCCAGCAAACATCAGGAAGATGTTTGTCCATGCTTACCAGTCGTACATATATAACACAATAATATGTAGCAGGATAAAGAAAGGATTACCTTTGAACCGTGCTGTCGTGGGAGATATCGTCTGTTTTAAGAACAAGGCGGGATTGCCGGACAAATCTCGAAATGAAAGGGTCACTGAAGACAATATCGATGGCATGAACAATCTTGTCAAAAGGAACAGGGCCTTTGTTACAGCACCTCTTGTCGGATATAGCTCAGAACTTGCATCTGGAGTTCCGGGAGAGATAGAGAGAGAGGTCATCGAGGAATTGAACGTACCTATCGAAGGCTTTAAGGTACCTTCTATGGAAGAGCTGAGTTCAAAGGGATTAAGGAGAGAAATATTGCTATCAACTGATCCGAAATACTTCATCGAAGAAGATGAGCTCAACGAAGGTAAGTACAGAGTGACACTTGATTTCAGCTTGCCAAAGGGCAGTTATGCTACAACGATACTGAGAGAATATATGAAGGTCGAACCTTTAAAGATGAGCTGATCAGACTGAAATAAAATTGCAGCACATACCAAAATGCGCCATAAATAAAGAAAAATGAAAGGAAGAAAGGCCGTTATTGATCTTTCTTTTCTTTGCTCTTTTTAAGCATTGCACCCATAAATGCTTTGAATGGTGGGGAAGGCCTACCAGGCCGGGATTTGAACTCCGGGTGGAATTGGGATGCGAAGTAGAAGTCTTTTGAAGGAACTTCTGCAATTTCCATCCTGTTCTTGTTCTTTCCAGAAAAGATCATCCCATGTTCTTCTATACGGTCCACATAATTGGGATTTACTTCATACCTATGCCTGTGACGCTCAGTAATGAGAGAAGCACCATATATGGATTCAGCAAGAGAACCTGCCTTAAGAGTGGCTTCATAATCACCAAGACGCATTGTGGCTCCCATATCCACTACATCCTCCTGTTCAGGCAACAGATCGATTACCGGATATGGAGTATTCTCATCGAACTCGCTGCTGTTTGCGCCATCCAGTCCAACGACATTCCTTGCAAACTCTATGACAGCAAGCTGCATACCAAGGCAAAGTCCAAGATATGGGATATTGTTCTCACGGGCATATTTGATTGCGAGCATCTTTCCCTCGGTCCCACGCTCACCAAATCCTCCAGGAACAAGAATTCCATCAAAACCATTCAATTTTTCGACCTCACTTGGATCGTCATCGAATGATTCAGCATCGAACCAGGTTATTTCGAACTTACAACCAATTTCGATAGCACCATGTTTGAGTGATTCCACGATACTGATGTACGAATCTTCAAGGTGTGTATATTTACCTACAATTGCCACATTCACATTACCTGTGCAATTGTTCATCCTTATGACCATTTCTTCCCAGTTGGTATCCTCAAGCGTGGATTTGAGAATGAGCTTCTTTAACAGATAATTGCTCAGACCCTCATTTTCAAGCTGGAGTGGCACTTCATAAATGTCTGCGGAGTCATGCGCACTAATGACCGCCTCGACAGGTACGTCACAGAAAAGAGCGATCTTGGAACGGGTACTTTCCATAAGTGCTTTCTTGCATCTTGAGACAATTACATGCGGTGTCAGGCCCAATTCCCTTAATTCTTTGACAGAATGTTGCGTTGGCTTTGTTTTTTGATCGCCCTGAGAGTCAATAGGGACCAATGTCACGTGGAGCAATGCGATGTTCTCAGGAGATTCCTCCCTGTACATTTGCCTTACTGCCTCAAGGAAAGGCATGCTTTCGATATCACCAACAGTTCCACCAACTTCAATAAGACAGACATCAGCACCACTTTTTGCCGCGATCCTGCGAATGCGATCTTTGATCTCGTTGGTTATATGAGGGATGATCTGTACGGTCTTACCCAGATATTCACCTTTACGTTCCTTGTCAATGACCGTCTGATAGATCTTGCCGGTAGTTAGGTTGTGATCCCTTGTGAGTTCAGTATCAAGGAACCTTTCATAATTACCAAGATCAAGATCTACCTCGCCCCCATCTTTAAGGACATAGACCTCACCATGCTGGTAAGGACTCATGGTGCCTGCATCAATATTGATGTAAGGATCAATCTTTATCGCTGTTACCTTATAACCTTTGTTTTTCAGATTCCTGCCGACTGAAGCCGTTGTGATCCCTTTTCCAAGACCACTCATGACACCGCCGGTAACTATGATATATTTCATATGGACTCAACTACCTCAATTAATTTTTCAACTTTGAAAGTTTGGTGAACATATAGGCCACCAGTGAAGTGAACAATATAGATATTACTATAGCAGTGTAAAAACTGAGATTGATACTGTAATTCATATCAACTGAAGATAATGAACGTATCACCATATAGATAAGAGCTACGATGGCAACGAAAGACAATAAAATTATGAGATGTTTTGTACCGATCGTCTGGCCAATGGATGAATACATTGCAGAGAGACCATCTGAGAACTGCCTCCCGAACCCATTTATATTTTGCATGGGGTTTACCGGAGATGGTGATGAGAGACTTTCATCGATATCAATCGCTACAGGACCAGTATCGGATTCGGAATTACCGATCCTCACGGAAAAGCTTTCAGTCTTTGAACCATAACCAACCGTAATAGATACTGTACCTTTGTTCACCAAGCGACCATCAAAAGGGATCCTTGCGATGACCGGAATATATTCTTCGTGTGAAACATAAGGATTGTCTTCGAGAAATGTCAGGTTACCATAGATATCATCACTGGCAGATAAATGAACATGCGTTGGAGACCCATAATTTATTAATACGATCTCAAAACTCTGTTCCCCACCGGGAGACAAGGGTATATCCAATACCTCTGTTTCAAATTCAATGGAATTAACACCAAGACGGTTTATGTGTACCTGTTGCAAGAATTCAACCTCAGTTTATGTTATTCCCGCAATTCCGGAGGAAGCATATTAGGAATGCCATCCGTGATCGGGAAATATTCATTACATTTTGAACAATAAAGAGTTCCTGAAATAATCTCTTTTTCATCCTCTTTGGTAATATTCAGAACAAGGTCACCTTTGCATATCGGGCATGCCAGAATATCCATGAGATCTTTCTTCATTTAATTTCACCAGACAAAAAAGCATTACAATTCATATCAAGGTTTTGGTTTTAACTTGTCCTTTATGGAAATAACTGATACATCTGCTTAGAAGAAAAAATTGTAGATAAACTTAATTTACATCTTCTATAATCATACATACATGTTCGATCTGTTCACAAGGGTTTTCGATTTTGCACTCCCCGTCATCATTACAATTTTTATTGGCCTTTTCGGCACAGGAATTCTAATTGAAATGGGGATCATGCAAAAGCTTTCCCGGTTCACAGAACCCATTTTTAAGCATACCCATCTCCCACAGTCATGTGCATCCGCATTCATGGTATCCCTGGGATCAACTGTCGCTGCAAATAGTATGGTAGTGAAAGTAAAGGACGAGGGGTTTATTGATGATCGTGAAATGATGTTATGTGCTATTTTGAACAGTACACCAGCTTATATAAGAGAGATATTGACCTACCAGATCCCGATAGTCCTTCCTGCACTTGGGCCCATTGTGGGTGGATTCTATGTGATGGTATTCATTATCAGTGCGTTGGTGAAAGTTAGTGTGGTCATAATCCTGAGCAGGATCTGGTTCAAAGAACATAACGGTGCATTACCAGAACCCGAAAAGATAGAGAGACCAAAATTAAGAGAGGCTATTCGAAAAGCATTCAATAGACAAAAGAGGCTTTTCACTAAAATAGCCATTATTTACATTACGATGACCACGCTTGTCTTCGCTTTGAGGGAAAGAGGTGCTTTCGAGACATTCAACGTACTGCCACTGGCAGATATATTTGGAATCCCGGCAGAGAGCATAATTCCCCTTACGACCTATGTGGCAAGCCCGATCATTGGAATATCGTTACTGGGACCATTAATAAGTGACGGAGGGATAACATATCTTCAGGCAATGATAGTGCTCATGCTTGGAAGTATGTTCATGCTACCCATACTAAGCATCAGGTCGATCCTCCCACGTTATGTATCCATATTCGGACCTAAGGTCGGTTTTAGGATCGTGGCGTTCTCCACAGGAATGAGCATGACGATAAGGTTCGTTATATTGATAATACTATTATCGATAGCGAAAATGCAATGAGGTTAAAAAAAGAAATAAAAGAAAGGTCAGTATAGTACTGACCTTCAGTGATGTTCACCACACAGTTCATCCTTTTTCTCAAAGGACTCACTGGTTTCTTCAAGGCATTTCAGGCATATCTTTCTTGTTTTGACAATAGACCTTTTTGAAAATGAGGGGACGTTTACCCCTACATCTTGCAACTGGGTCTTTGTGCCACAAAGATCACATTTACCAAATGTGCCTGCAGCCACTTTTTCACTAGATTCGTCATAGGCCTTTTTAGCAGCAGCCAGACAGCCGCCACAAAGACCTTTCCATACACCTTCGGGGTAGGATAGCTCAAACCTTGGTGAGAATACCCTTACAGGACATACGGTTGGAATCGATACTCCGCAAAGATCACAATCTGCCATATCTTATTCCTCCATTAGATCAATACACTTGCGGCTTCCATTGCCATGTTTACGAAAGGTTCCGGCCAGATACCTATTACCAATACACCTGCAACTGCAAGAAGCAGTGCAATGACGTATGGAAGTGGTTCTGAGACCCGATCTCCATCAGTTGGTTTTGCATACATGTACCTGACAACCCTTGCATAGTAGTACAGTGAAAGTGCGCTGTTAAGAATAGCGATCACTGCAAGCCATACAAGACCTGATTGGATAGTTGATGAGAACAAGATGAACTTGCTCATGTAACCTGCTGTTGGCGGGATACCGGACAGTGCGAATACGAACACGGTCATACTGAGAGCAGTTATTGGCATTCTTCTGCCAAGACCCTTGAAGTTGTCAAGATGGTCAGCATTTAGAATGTCCTTGTTCTCTGATGTTACCATGTAAACCACAGCTGCTGTTGCAATGAAAGCTCCTGCTTTCATGAAACCGTGTGACAATGCATAGAGGATACCACCAGTTAATGCCATAGGGGTCATGACCACAAATGCCATTGTGATGTATCCTGCCTGTGCAAGAGACGAGTAAGCAAGCATGCGTTTTACACTTGTCTGGGACAGAGCAACGATGTTACCATAGGTCATTGTCAGAACTGCGAGTATCGCAAAAGCGATCTGCCAGTCTGCCTGAAGTGCAATGAGAGCTCCTATGAACACTTTGAATGCTGCGATGATACCCATCTTCTTGGAACCTGCGGCCAGAAGTGCAGACACAAGGGAAGGTGCTCCCTGATAGGTATCAGGTGCCCACATGTGGAATGGAACAAGAGCAATCTTGAAACCGAATCCTGCGATCAGGAGTACAAGGGAAAGAATACCCATTGGACTGTTGAGCAGAAGATCGATGTTCTGAGCAATTCCTTCAATGTTTGTAGTGCCTGTTGCACCATAGACATATCCGATACCAAGCAACAACAGAGCAGCTGAAAGGGAACCGATGATGAAGTACTTCATTGAAGCTTCAATGGAAGCAGGGTTCTTTTTCTCGAAACCTGCAAGAGCATAGGTTGCAAGACTTGCTAGTTCGAATGCAACGAACAGGACCATGAGGTCATTCGCAGATGCTACCATCATCATACCGATGGTCGCGAAGAGCACCAGTACATAGTATTCATCTGCATGGTCGTTGCCATCAGTGTATTTTACGGATGCAATACACACAAGGGTCGTAACTGTAAGGAACACTATCTTAAAGAACTGCGATAGTGCATCAATGCTCAGTGAATTAGAGAACATCACTGCAGTAGTACCAAAGCTGCTGATGGTCAGCAGCATGGCAACGAGACAACCAAGTGTTGCTATGTATCCGACTATTTTCTTAGACTGGGCTGACAGGAAAAGACCTGCCAAAAGCACGATCAAACCTGTTACCAGGATTGTGATCTCAGGTGCAAGTAACATTAGATCCACCATTGCTTAGACCCCCATTACAGCCATCAGGCTGACAATATGTTCTGAATTTGTTATCATCATATCCAGCACCGGACTTGGGTTCAATCCAAAGTACAGTACGAGAAGGGCAATGATCCCCATGGAGAACGTCTGGAAGGACGAAATATCCACGATGTCACCAAGCTTTTCATTGAAAGGACCAAACATTGCCCTTTGCAATGCCCACAGGTGATATGCTGCTGTAATTACAATAGCCAGCAGAGCGATTATCACGTAAATAGGCACGTTAATGAAACTGAATGTCAACACGAGGAACTCTGCGATGAAACCGGTCAATCCCGGCAATCCAAGTGAAGCCATGAAACCAAGTACCATGATCACTGTGAGCTTAGGC includes:
- a CDS encoding nucleoside recognition domain-containing protein; the encoded protein is MFDLFTRVFDFALPVIITIFIGLFGTGILIEMGIMQKLSRFTEPIFKHTHLPQSCASAFMVSLGSTVAANSMVVKVKDEGFIDDREMMLCAILNSTPAYIREILTYQIPIVLPALGPIVGGFYVMVFIISALVKVSVVIILSRIWFKEHNGALPEPEKIERPKLREAIRKAFNRQKRLFTKIAIIYITMTTLVFALRERGAFETFNVLPLADIFGIPAESIIPLTTYVASPIIGISLLGPLISDGGITYLQAMIVLMLGSMFMLPILSIRSILPRYVSIFGPKVGFRIVAFSTGMSMTIRFVILIILLSIAKMQ
- the fpoN gene encoding F(420)H(2) dehydrogenase subunit N — translated: MVDLMLLAPEITILVTGLIVLLAGLFLSAQSKKIVGYIATLGCLVAMLLTISSFGTTAVMFSNSLSIDALSQFFKIVFLTVTTLVCIASVKYTDGNDHADEYYVLVLFATIGMMMVASANDLMVLFVAFELASLATYALAGFEKKNPASIEASMKYFIIGSLSAALLLLGIGYVYGATGTTNIEGIAQNIDLLLNSPMGILSLVLLIAGFGFKIALVPFHMWAPDTYQGAPSLVSALLAAGSKKMGIIAAFKVFIGALIALQADWQIAFAILAVLTMTYGNIVALSQTSVKRMLAYSSLAQAGYITMAFVVMTPMALTGGILYALSHGFMKAGAFIATAAVVYMVTSENKDILNADHLDNFKGLGRRMPITALSMTVFVFALSGIPPTAGYMSKFILFSSTIQSGLVWLAVIAILNSALSLYYYARVVRYMYAKPTDGDRVSEPLPYVIALLLAVAGVLVIGIWPEPFVNMAMEAASVLI
- a CDS encoding F420H2 dehydrogenase subunit FpoO; its protein translation is MADCDLCGVSIPTVCPVRVFSPRFELSYPEGVWKGLCGGCLAAAKKAYDESSEKVAAGTFGKCDLCGTKTQLQDVGVNVPSFSKRSIVKTRKICLKCLEETSESFEKKDELCGEHH
- the truD gene encoding tRNA pseudouridine(13) synthase TruD; translation: MNNVPNVEKQIGIDLYTTKTPGIGGKLRQQTEDFGVIEITNREEGTEGKYLILELTKRNWETHHLIRDLTRILRISQKRVGFAGTKDKRAVTTQKISIYDMEEEALQNVHLKDTELKILGRSNKSLELGDLTGNEFIITVRDIDLDEKELESRLSQTTASIKEQGGVPNFFGIQRFGALRPITHVVGESIVRNDIEKAAMAYIAASYPDEPEDTQEVRNRVFETKDYIEGLKGYPLQLRYERAMMHHLVSKPEDYAGSFETLPANIRKMFVHAYQSYIYNTIICSRIKKGLPLNRAVVGDIVCFKNKAGLPDKSRNERVTEDNIDGMNNLVKRNRAFVTAPLVGYSSELASGVPGEIEREVIEELNVPIEGFKVPSMEELSSKGLRREILLSTDPKYFIEEDELNEGKYRVTLDFSLPKGSYATTILREYMKVEPLKMS
- the pyrG gene encoding glutamine hydrolyzing CTP synthase; the encoded protein is MKYIIVTGGVMSGLGKGITTASVGRNLKNKGYKVTAIKIDPYINIDAGTMSPYQHGEVYVLKDGGEVDLDLGNYERFLDTELTRDHNLTTGKIYQTVIDKERKGEYLGKTVQIIPHITNEIKDRIRRIAAKSGADVCLIEVGGTVGDIESMPFLEAVRQMYREESPENIALLHVTLVPIDSQGDQKTKPTQHSVKELRELGLTPHVIVSRCKKALMESTRSKIALFCDVPVEAVISAHDSADIYEVPLQLENEGLSNYLLKKLILKSTLEDTNWEEMVIRMNNCTGNVNVAIVGKYTHLEDSYISIVESLKHGAIEIGCKFEITWFDAESFDDDPSEVEKLNGFDGILVPGGFGERGTEGKMLAIKYARENNIPYLGLCLGMQLAVIEFARNVVGLDGANSSEFDENTPYPVIDLLPEQEDVVDMGATMRLGDYEATLKAGSLAESIYGASLITERHRHRYEVNPNYVDRIEEHGMIFSGKNKNRMEIAEVPSKDFYFASQFHPEFKSRPGRPSPPFKAFMGAMLKKSKEKKDQ
- a CDS encoding methytransferase partner Trm112 — protein: MKKDLMDILACPICKGDLVLNITKEDEKEIISGTLYCSKCNEYFPITDGIPNMLPPELRE
- a CDS encoding DUF7524 family protein yields the protein MQQVHINRLGVNSIEFETEVLDIPLSPGGEQSFEIVLINYGSPTHVHLSASDDIYGNLTFLEDNPYVSHEEYIPVIARIPFDGRLVNKGTVSITVGYGSKTESFSVRIGNSESDTGPVAIDIDESLSSPSPVNPMQNINGFGRQFSDGLSAMYSSIGQTIGTKHLIILLSFVAIVALIYMVIRSLSSVDMNYSINLSFYTAIVISILFTSLVAYMFTKLSKLKN